One Jeotgalicoccus saudimassiliensis DNA window includes the following coding sequences:
- the thrB gene encoding homoserine kinase, whose protein sequence is MAELSLKIPASSANLGLGFDSIGVAVNKFLYIEANLSDTFKVSFKDFALSVLPSDETNLVFTTARNIAGKYGKELPALHIEMQSEIPLSHGLGSSSSAIVAGIEIADHFLGLNLSDHDKVLLGCEIEGHPDNIGPCITGGAFVGYYQDGELFYYHLDLDNIGLIISVPEYEINTEEARDVLPNAYTRSEAVAQNALANVMILALHNKDYGLMGELMMKDSFHEPYRQPLIKEFDDIKKSALDAGALATVISGAGPTVLTLAEEDALDTVLQKLQSVEDVHHEIVSVYTKEGV, encoded by the coding sequence ATGGCTGAGTTATCGTTAAAAATCCCGGCGTCGAGTGCAAACCTCGGACTCGGATTTGATTCAATCGGTGTTGCTGTTAACAAATTTCTGTATATTGAAGCGAATCTGTCGGATACTTTTAAAGTATCGTTTAAAGACTTTGCATTATCCGTGCTGCCGTCCGATGAAACAAATTTAGTGTTCACGACAGCACGCAATATTGCCGGTAAATACGGTAAGGAACTGCCCGCGCTGCACATCGAAATGCAGAGCGAAATTCCGTTGTCCCACGGTCTCGGTTCGTCATCCAGTGCGATTGTCGCAGGTATCGAAATCGCTGATCACTTCCTCGGACTTAACTTATCCGATCACGATAAAGTGCTCCTCGGCTGTGAAATCGAAGGGCACCCGGATAACATCGGTCCGTGTATTACCGGCGGTGCTTTCGTCGGATATTATCAGGACGGCGAGCTGTTTTACTATCATCTCGACCTCGATAATATCGGTCTGATTATCAGCGTGCCGGAGTATGAAATAAATACTGAAGAGGCACGCGACGTACTGCCTAATGCTTACACTAGAAGTGAAGCGGTGGCACAGAACGCACTTGCCAATGTGATGATTCTGGCACTTCATAACAAAGATTACGGTCTGATGGGCGAGCTCATGATGAAAGACAGTTTCCACGAACCGTACCGTCAGCCGCTGATTAAAGAATTCGACGACATTAAAAAATCTGCACTGGATGCAGGAGCACTTGCTACGGTAATCAGCGGTGCCGGTCCGACAGTGCTGACCCTTGCAGAAGAAGATGCGCTTGACACAGTACTTCAGAAACTGCAGTCAGTTGAAGATGTGCATCATGAAATTGTCAGCGTCTATACGAAAGAGGGAGTTTAG
- a CDS encoding RrF2 family transcriptional regulator: protein MKISTRGRYGLYFMLTLAKDYGVKKRSVKSVATERDISDLYLEQIVANLKKDGLVKSTRGAYGGYELNFPPDEITVGQVFSAVEENIMIVDADNHETKNESFLWKRIRDAVNDVLDHTTLHDIVDNDTDDFDGYMFYI from the coding sequence ATGAAAATATCCACTCGCGGAAGATATGGTTTGTATTTTATGCTGACTCTGGCGAAAGATTACGGCGTTAAAAAGCGCAGCGTAAAATCAGTCGCGACAGAGCGCGATATCAGCGACCTGTATTTAGAGCAGATCGTTGCGAACTTAAAGAAAGACGGCCTGGTGAAAAGTACGAGAGGTGCTTACGGCGGCTATGAGCTGAATTTCCCGCCCGATGAAATTACAGTCGGTCAGGTATTCAGTGCAGTTGAGGAAAACATTATGATTGTCGATGCGGATAATCATGAAACGAAAAACGAAAGTTTCTTGTGGAAGCGTATCAGGGATGCAGTTAACGATGTGCTGGACCATACGACACTGCACGATATAGTCGATAATGATACAGACGACTTTGACGGCTATATGTTCTACATTTAA
- a CDS encoding homoserine dehydrogenase, whose product MNKKIALLGMGTVGSGVVNLIRENEDLIHSSSGVGFTITHVLVTDTTKTRTADVSNIRVTDDITEIENADIDLAVEVMGGIDSTKEIIKRFLQKGIPVVTANKDMLAVHIDELEQTAAENNTALYYEAAVAGGIPIIHTLQHSLNANKISKVMGILNGTTNYILSKMAFDGWEYDDALKDAQAIGYAEADPTADVEGIDAARKTLLLARLAFDKKFTLDQVKLNGISGVDIKDIELAKSAGLTLKLLGVAEDLQGKYNLAVEPIFVETTHQLANVHYEKNAVFVNGNMLGEAMFYGPGAGSYETASAVVSDMINSAVITAEAKNVPAENGELAEELADSAYYLRFNESLHDVQSFLASLDVQFENIDTEEAAFRTVKMSGAVLQQIKDKFAVAAAYKINGAE is encoded by the coding sequence ATGAATAAGAAAATTGCTTTACTCGGTATGGGCACTGTGGGCAGCGGTGTCGTTAATTTAATACGAGAAAATGAAGACTTGATACATTCATCGTCAGGGGTGGGCTTTACGATTACCCACGTTTTGGTTACGGATACGACCAAGACCAGAACCGCTGATGTATCAAACATTCGGGTGACTGATGATATTACGGAAATAGAAAATGCCGATATCGACCTTGCAGTGGAAGTAATGGGAGGTATCGACAGCACGAAAGAAATTATTAAAAGATTTTTACAAAAAGGCATTCCGGTCGTGACGGCGAACAAGGATATGCTTGCTGTTCATATCGATGAACTGGAACAGACCGCTGCGGAGAATAATACGGCGCTGTACTACGAAGCGGCAGTTGCAGGCGGCATTCCGATTATTCACACATTGCAGCACAGTTTAAATGCAAATAAGATATCAAAGGTAATGGGAATTCTGAACGGTACGACGAACTACATCTTATCGAAGATGGCGTTTGACGGCTGGGAATACGACGATGCATTAAAAGATGCACAGGCAATCGGCTACGCAGAAGCGGACCCGACAGCCGATGTAGAAGGTATCGATGCAGCGCGTAAAACACTGCTTCTTGCTCGCCTTGCATTCGATAAAAAGTTCACACTCGATCAGGTAAAGCTGAACGGCATTTCGGGGGTGGATATTAAAGATATAGAACTAGCCAAAAGTGCAGGCTTAACTTTAAAACTGCTCGGTGTGGCGGAAGATCTGCAGGGTAAATACAATCTTGCGGTTGAACCGATTTTCGTTGAAACGACACATCAGCTGGCGAACGTACATTATGAAAAGAATGCGGTATTCGTTAACGGAAATATGCTCGGTGAAGCAATGTTCTACGGTCCGGGTGCCGGCAGTTATGAAACTGCATCAGCCGTCGTAAGCGACATGATCAACAGTGCTGTGATTACAGCGGAAGCGAAAAATGTGCCGGCAGAAAACGGCGAACTTGCTGAGGAGCTCGCAGACAGTGCATACTATTTAAGATTTAATGAATCATTACACGATGTACAGTCATTCCTTGCTTCACTTGATGTGCAGTTTGAAAATATAGATACAGAAGAAGCGGCGTTCAGAACGGTTAAAATGAGCGGTGCAGTATTACAGCAGATTAAAGATAAATTCGCGGTTGCCGCGGCATATAAAATAAATGGAGCTGAATAA
- a CDS encoding DUF2188 domain-containing protein: protein MAWNMQDYPDSLKNFDELERKKIIDIANALLDSGYSEERAIPIATSEGKDWYKNASDKEKKEFENEDNPSKNDTHDTESANPDLLDEDVVVKYDDERDEWTVKSVKAERAAGTYQYKNEAVERAKEIAENKNSNVVTYTKDGKKE from the coding sequence ATGGCTTGGAATATGCAGGACTATCCCGATTCACTGAAGAATTTTGACGAACTCGAACGGAAGAAAATAATCGATATAGCAAATGCACTGCTCGACAGCGGATACAGTGAGGAGCGTGCGATACCAATCGCAACATCCGAAGGTAAAGACTGGTATAAAAACGCGTCGGATAAAGAAAAGAAAGAATTTGAAAACGAAGATAATCCGTCTAAAAACGACACACACGATACAGAAAGTGCGAATCCGGATCTGCTGGATGAAGACGTTGTTGTGAAATACGACGACGAAAGAGACGAATGGACAGTGAAATCCGTTAAGGCAGAGCGCGCAGCCGGAACTTATCAATATAAAAACGAAGCTGTGGAGCGCGCGAAGGAAATTGCCGAGAATAAAAACTCAAACGTTGTGACGTATACGAAAGACGGCAAAAAAGAATAA
- a CDS encoding aspartate kinase, giving the protein MKVAKFGGSSLSNATQIKKVASIVQNDKNIKTIVVSAPGKRHDDDVKVTDMLIALHASKISGLDTEDALSEILKRYESIIDELAVDRSLLDDFENILRSYLTTIEDDEELLDALKSRGEDFNARLISSYFNSLGVNAKYVSPEEAGIKVTNTPANARLIPGSYENISKLKDYPEDVLVIPGFYGIADNGNIVTFARGGSDITGAIIARGIRAELYENYTDESHIYAAHPGIIDNPYKIEEITYREMRELAYAGFGIFHDEALEPLYQEKIPVMIRDTNAPHIEGTKIVPERDLDPDIPVIGFSCDEGFTSISLHKYLLNKEVGFTRRILQILEDYQISYEHMPSGIDDISIIMRSNQFDNNDSLEKIIDEIDIQLEPEWIEVEEDLSMLFIVGLGMARQVGIVSRVTAALAKEQVNIRMMNQGSTEYSMMFAIKTKDHEPAIKALFKEFF; this is encoded by the coding sequence ATGAAAGTAGCTAAATTTGGTGGAAGTTCCCTGTCTAATGCAACACAAATTAAGAAAGTCGCATCCATAGTCCAAAACGATAAAAACATTAAAACCATCGTGGTGAGCGCGCCCGGAAAGAGACACGATGACGATGTAAAAGTAACCGATATGCTCATTGCACTCCACGCCAGCAAAATTTCCGGCCTCGATACCGAAGATGCTTTAAGTGAAATATTAAAACGCTATGAATCAATTATTGACGAACTTGCAGTCGACCGTTCGCTGCTCGATGATTTTGAAAACATTTTGCGCAGCTATTTAACGACGATTGAAGACGATGAAGAACTGCTCGATGCACTGAAGTCCCGCGGCGAAGATTTTAATGCCCGCCTGATCAGCTCCTACTTCAACTCGCTTGGTGTAAACGCTAAATACGTATCACCGGAAGAAGCAGGCATAAAAGTTACGAATACGCCTGCGAACGCAAGACTGATCCCTGGTTCATACGAAAACATCAGCAAATTAAAAGACTATCCCGAAGATGTTCTGGTCATTCCTGGATTTTACGGGATCGCAGACAACGGTAACATCGTGACGTTCGCACGCGGCGGTTCTGATATTACAGGTGCTATTATTGCACGCGGTATCCGAGCAGAACTGTATGAAAATTATACAGATGAATCACACATTTATGCAGCACATCCAGGCATTATCGACAATCCATACAAAATCGAGGAAATTACATACCGCGAAATGCGCGAACTTGCATATGCCGGTTTTGGTATTTTCCACGATGAAGCACTTGAACCGCTGTATCAGGAAAAGATCCCTGTTATGATCCGCGATACGAATGCCCCGCATATCGAGGGAACTAAAATTGTACCCGAACGCGACCTTGATCCGGATATTCCGGTTATCGGCTTCAGCTGTGATGAAGGATTTACTTCCATCTCACTGCACAAATATTTACTGAACAAAGAAGTCGGCTTTACGCGACGTATTTTGCAGATTCTTGAAGACTATCAGATTTCATACGAGCATATGCCTTCCGGGATTGATGATATTTCGATTATTATGCGTTCAAATCAGTTCGACAATAATGACTCTCTCGAGAAAATTATCGACGAAATCGATATTCAGCTTGAGCCTGAATGGATTGAAGTCGAAGAAGATCTGAGCATGCTCTTTATCGTCGGACTCGGCATGGCCCGTCAGGTGGGTATCGTCAGCCGTGTTACGGCAGCTCTCGCAAAAGAACAGGTCAACATCCGCATGATGAACCAGGGTTCAACGGAGTACAGTATGATGTTTGCAATAAAAACAAAAGATCATGAACCGGCAATTAAAGCGTTGTTTAAAGAGTTTTTCTGA
- the thrC gene encoding threonine synthase gives MTWQGVLKEYKEYLPVTENTPELTLYEGNTPLIKLEKLSLELGIELHAKFEGLNPTGSFKDRGMVLAVAKAKEDGAHTVICASTGNTSAAASAYAARAGLNSIVILPEGKVAVGKVTQAMMSGAKTVTIDGNFDDALKIVRKISAENEGIELVNSLNPYRIECQKTASFEVVDALGKAPDYLCIPVGNAANIAAYWKGFKEYNEKKGSALPKMFGFEAEGSAAIVKGEIIENPETVGTAIRIGNPASWDKAVAARDESGGKIDSVTDDEILAAYKRVASSEGVFCEPGSAASLAGVIKSVENGSIKKGSTVVTVLTGNGLKDPDTAMEVALDQPKKLPMDEQVIVEYIESLEQ, from the coding sequence ATGACTTGGCAGGGTGTCCTAAAAGAATATAAAGAATATTTACCAGTAACAGAAAACACACCGGAATTGACTTTGTATGAAGGTAATACTCCATTAATTAAATTGGAAAAGCTGTCTCTTGAACTCGGCATAGAACTGCATGCAAAATTCGAAGGTCTGAACCCAACAGGTTCGTTTAAGGACCGGGGGATGGTGCTTGCAGTGGCGAAAGCGAAAGAAGACGGTGCACACACTGTAATTTGTGCGTCAACGGGGAATACATCAGCTGCAGCATCTGCTTATGCCGCTCGTGCCGGATTGAATTCAATCGTTATTCTGCCCGAGGGCAAAGTGGCTGTCGGTAAAGTAACCCAGGCGATGATGTCGGGTGCAAAAACTGTAACGATAGACGGCAACTTTGACGATGCACTGAAAATCGTCCGTAAAATTTCCGCAGAGAACGAAGGTATTGAACTGGTTAACTCGTTAAATCCGTACCGTATCGAATGTCAGAAGACAGCTTCTTTTGAAGTGGTGGATGCACTCGGTAAGGCACCGGACTACTTATGTATACCTGTCGGTAACGCAGCAAACATTGCGGCGTACTGGAAAGGGTTTAAAGAATATAACGAGAAAAAAGGCTCGGCTTTACCGAAAATGTTCGGCTTTGAAGCTGAAGGCTCCGCTGCAATCGTTAAAGGTGAAATTATCGAAAACCCTGAAACAGTCGGCACGGCAATCCGTATCGGAAACCCTGCAAGCTGGGACAAAGCTGTGGCGGCACGCGACGAATCAGGAGGTAAAATCGATTCGGTAACAGACGATGAAATTCTCGCGGCTTATAAACGCGTAGCATCTTCTGAAGGTGTATTCTGTGAACCGGGCTCTGCTGCATCACTCGCAGGTGTCATTAAATCCGTGGAAAACGGCAGCATTAAAAAAGGTTCCACAGTCGTAACCGTGCTGACTGGGAATGGTCTGAAAGACCCGGACACTGCGATGGAAGTTGCACTCGACCAGCCGAAAAAACTGCCGATGGATGAGCAGGTTATCGTAGAATATATCGAAAGTCTGGAACAGTAG
- a CDS encoding ABC1 kinase family protein has protein sequence MSLQTRVNYINRYREIAMQFSKSGLGFLIEEIGLDRVISLPRRILLRQQNDEVLEKTYAERIRIFIEEMGTTFIKLGQIASMRGDLLPPDLIAELEKLQSHVPPFPPDEARRLIEESLEAPIDELFMIFDDKPVGSASIGQVHRAMLHTGEDVAVKIQRPNIEKTVRTDLEILRHLAGLAESNLEWARNYQVTDMIDEFSDALINELDYTIEARNVERIGKTHKNDPAIKIPEIYWEYSTKNVMVMDFIKGVPVNNLMKLDEMGINKSEVANTLARAIFQQIFEEGYFHGDPHPGNVSVLDDGTLAFLDFGMIGRLTSDLKNNFGSLLISLMRKDSGGVVKAIVKMGVVPVDVSMRDLNREAEIMRDKYYDVPLAKLNFSDAVNDLFGIANKYKIKLPQDFTILAKTLLTLESVVSQLDPDFSIMDVAEPFGKALLLERYNPKNLLNFQIDEIQQLGSELREVTENVHQFSKGLKNQNLPIEIDVKGRSQFSKHLDRVINRLSFSIVLLAFSIVMVGLIVGSALLGEGSIIFRIPIIEIAAIFAMIMFAWLLWSIVKSGRF, from the coding sequence ATGAGTCTTCAGACACGGGTGAATTATATTAACCGCTATCGTGAAATTGCAATGCAGTTCTCAAAAAGCGGACTGGGCTTCCTCATAGAAGAAATCGGTCTGGACCGCGTAATTTCACTGCCGAGGCGTATTTTACTGCGCCAGCAGAACGATGAAGTACTCGAGAAAACCTATGCGGAAAGAATCCGCATTTTTATCGAGGAAATGGGCACGACGTTTATTAAACTCGGCCAGATAGCGTCGATGAGAGGCGATTTACTCCCTCCGGATTTAATTGCCGAACTGGAAAAACTTCAGAGTCATGTGCCCCCGTTCCCGCCGGACGAAGCGCGCAGATTAATCGAAGAGTCCCTCGAAGCACCGATTGACGAGCTCTTTATGATTTTTGACGATAAACCTGTCGGCTCTGCTTCAATCGGCCAGGTTCACCGGGCAATGCTGCATACAGGTGAAGATGTCGCTGTTAAAATTCAGCGTCCAAATATTGAAAAGACGGTACGGACAGATCTTGAAATACTGCGCCATCTTGCGGGACTGGCCGAGTCGAATCTTGAATGGGCCCGTAACTATCAGGTGACGGATATGATAGATGAGTTTTCCGATGCTCTGATTAACGAGCTCGATTATACAATTGAAGCCCGGAACGTCGAACGTATCGGTAAAACACATAAGAACGACCCTGCCATTAAAATCCCTGAGATTTACTGGGAATATTCGACTAAAAATGTCATGGTCATGGACTTTATAAAAGGTGTGCCCGTGAATAATCTTATGAAGCTCGATGAGATGGGGATTAACAAAAGTGAGGTCGCAAATACACTGGCCCGTGCGATTTTCCAGCAAATATTTGAAGAGGGATATTTCCACGGCGACCCGCACCCCGGTAATGTCAGTGTTCTCGATGACGGCACGCTCGCCTTTTTAGACTTCGGCATGATCGGCCGGCTGACGAGCGACCTGAAAAATAATTTTGGTTCCCTGCTCATTTCATTGATGCGCAAAGACTCAGGCGGTGTCGTTAAAGCCATCGTTAAAATGGGTGTTGTGCCGGTTGATGTATCGATGCGTGATTTAAACCGCGAAGCTGAAATTATGCGGGACAAGTATTACGACGTGCCGCTCGCAAAACTGAACTTCAGCGATGCAGTCAATGATTTATTCGGCATTGCCAATAAGTATAAAATTAAACTGCCGCAGGACTTTACGATACTTGCGAAAACATTGCTCACGCTTGAAAGTGTCGTCAGTCAGCTGGATCCGGACTTCAGCATTATGGATGTTGCCGAGCCATTCGGAAAAGCACTGCTTCTCGAGAGGTATAATCCGAAAAATCTGCTGAATTTCCAGATTGATGAAATCCAGCAGCTCGGAAGTGAACTGCGCGAAGTGACAGAAAACGTTCATCAGTTTTCAAAAGGATTAAAAAATCAGAATCTGCCGATTGAAATTGATGTTAAAGGCCGTTCACAGTTTTCAAAACATCTCGACAGAGTCATTAACAGACTGTCGTTCAGTATTGTCCTTCTTGCTTTCAGTATCGTTATGGTCGGCTTAATCGTCGGTTCTGCGCTGCTTGGCGAGGGCAGTATTATATTCAGAATTCCCATTATAGAAATCGCCGCGATATTCGCAATGATTATGTTTGCATGGCTGTTATGGTCGATAGTCAAATCCGGACGATTTTAG
- a CDS encoding LLM class flavin-dependent oxidoreductase → MTKKLNISVLNLVPVRQGSDAKGAFEDMIKLAKHVDGSSYQRYWVSEHHNMVSVASSATRQLIQHILHNTEHLRVGSGGVMLPNHSPYIVAEEFGTLHAIFGDRLDLGLGRAPGTDMLTANAIRRNNHEGVFSFKDEIEELQRYLSDSGTSLIAYPGAGTEIPLYVLGSSTDSAHIAASLGLPYAFAAHFAPAQMKDAFEIYEANFKPGKQLAEPYKMVSNNAILANTRAEAEYLATTHYQTILGLIRNKRDQLQPPVDSMDGIWSPREEMAINSSFPIQFFGTKDDAVEQLKDFQKKFGVDEIIMTAYIYDMDQLLKSYDLFEEAVKEYNAEIE, encoded by the coding sequence AAATTAAATATATCGGTACTGAATCTGGTGCCAGTCCGTCAGGGTTCGGATGCAAAAGGCGCATTCGAAGACATGATAAAGCTCGCCAAACACGTGGACGGCTCAAGTTATCAGCGCTACTGGGTTTCCGAGCACCATAACATGGTGTCTGTGGCGTCGAGTGCGACGCGCCAGCTCATTCAGCATATACTGCACAACACCGAGCACCTGCGCGTCGGAAGCGGCGGTGTGATGCTGCCGAACCACTCGCCGTACATCGTCGCCGAAGAATTCGGGACACTCCATGCAATATTCGGCGACCGTCTGGATCTCGGACTCGGTCGTGCACCGGGAACGGATATGCTGACAGCAAATGCAATCCGCCGCAATAACCATGAAGGCGTATTTTCATTTAAAGATGAAATCGAAGAGCTGCAGCGATATTTATCAGATTCAGGTACTTCATTAATTGCGTATCCGGGTGCAGGCACTGAAATTCCGCTTTATGTACTCGGTTCATCAACCGACTCTGCACACATAGCAGCAAGTCTCGGCCTGCCGTATGCCTTTGCCGCTCACTTTGCACCGGCACAGATGAAAGATGCATTTGAAATTTATGAAGCAAACTTTAAACCCGGCAAACAACTGGCTGAGCCGTATAAGATGGTGTCGAACAATGCGATTTTGGCAAATACGCGAGCTGAAGCAGAATATTTGGCGACAACACATTACCAGACAATACTCGGATTGATCCGCAATAAGCGCGACCAGCTCCAGCCGCCGGTCGATTCAATGGACGGCATCTGGTCACCGCGGGAAGAAATGGCAATCAACAGCTCATTCCCGATACAGTTTTTCGGGACGAAAGACGATGCAGTTGAACAGCTGAAAGACTTCCAGAAAAAATTCGGAGTCGATGAAATCATTATGACCGCATATATATACGATATGGATCAGTTATTGAAGTCATATGACCTGTTTGAAGAAGCCGTGAAGGAATATAACGCGGAAATCGAATGA
- a CDS encoding replication-associated recombination protein A, whose product MNKQPLSYRMRPQSIDEVLGQQHLVGKGGIIRRMVDAKRLSSMILYGPPGIGKTSIASAIAGSTKYKFRTLNAVTDTKKDMQIVAEEGKMSGSVILLLDEIHRLDKAKQDFLLPHLEKGTIILIGATTSNPFHAINPAIRSRTRIFELEPLDTEDIKTAVFRALEDKERGLGEYNIEIEDDAVEHFVTSAHGDVRSALNALELAALSTETNDDEIIKITLQDALDCMQKSAFLHDKDGDMHFDVMSGLQKSIRGSDVDASLHYLARLIEAGDLVTIARRLLVISYEDVSLANPNIASRTLDAIISAERLGFPEARIPLSQAVIELALSPKSNTAISSIDNALSDVRKGRGGAVPRHLRDGHYKGAKELGNAVGYKFPHNYPNHVVAQQYLPDTLINQRYYKDDGISKYEQSLNETYHNLKKMNKDSDYGRKK is encoded by the coding sequence ATGAATAAACAACCATTAAGTTACCGCATGCGTCCGCAGTCGATCGATGAAGTGCTCGGTCAGCAGCATCTCGTCGGCAAAGGCGGAATTATCAGAAGAATGGTCGATGCAAAAAGACTGTCTTCGATGATTCTCTACGGCCCGCCGGGCATCGGTAAAACGAGTATCGCAAGTGCCATCGCAGGCTCAACTAAATATAAATTCCGCACGTTAAATGCCGTAACGGATACGAAAAAAGATATGCAGATCGTTGCAGAAGAAGGTAAGATGAGCGGCAGTGTGATACTGCTGCTGGACGAAATACACCGCCTCGATAAGGCAAAGCAGGACTTCCTCCTGCCCCACCTCGAAAAAGGCACGATTATTCTAATCGGGGCAACGACATCGAATCCATTCCACGCCATCAATCCTGCAATCCGTTCGAGGACCCGGATATTTGAACTGGAACCGCTCGACACCGAAGATATTAAAACTGCAGTATTCCGCGCTTTGGAAGATAAAGAACGCGGTCTTGGGGAATACAATATCGAAATAGAAGATGATGCTGTAGAACACTTCGTAACATCGGCACACGGAGATGTTCGGAGTGCACTGAACGCACTCGAACTCGCAGCGTTAAGTACGGAAACAAATGATGATGAGATCATTAAAATAACACTGCAGGATGCGCTCGACTGTATGCAGAAATCCGCATTCCTTCACGATAAGGACGGAGATATGCATTTCGATGTTATGAGCGGTCTGCAAAAATCAATCCGCGGCAGCGATGTCGATGCATCACTCCACTATCTCGCCCGCCTCATTGAAGCCGGGGATCTTGTAACAATCGCCCGCCGGCTGCTCGTTATCAGTTATGAAGACGTATCCCTCGCAAATCCGAACATTGCATCCCGTACACTGGACGCAATAATCAGTGCCGAGCGGCTCGGATTTCCGGAAGCACGTATACCTTTATCCCAGGCAGTTATAGAACTCGCACTCTCGCCAAAATCAAACACAGCGATTTCGAGCATCGACAACGCATTATCAGACGTCCGTAAAGGACGCGGCGGCGCTGTGCCTAGACACCTGCGCGACGGTCATTACAAAGGCGCGAAAGAACTCGGCAACGCGGTCGGCTACAAGTTCCCTCACAACTATCCTAACCACGTCGTCGCCCAGCAGTATCTTCCGGATACGCTGATCAACCAGCGTTACTATAAAGACGATGGCATTAGCAAATACGAACAATCATTAAACGAAACTTATCACAACCTTAAAAAAATGAACAAAGATTCGGATTACGGCCGTAAAAAATAA